ATTTGCAAAATCCCCCTCACATCCCGCCATAAGCATTAAATGCAGTCTGACTTTATGTTGTATAGGCAACGCAAAACAAGAAAAGAGGCACAGTTCTCGCATAAAAGAACGCGGTTTTGGGGGATTAGGGACGGCCCAAAGGATGGAGAATAACTTCTGCATAACTTTACAGCTCCTCTCTCTCCAGGTTTAGAGCTCACAGTCTTTAGTTAACCCTTAACTGGTCTCTGTATAGTCAGTCTCACGAATTAAGCCAATGTAAAGTTATTAAAGCGTGATTACCATGCAGATATACGGCATATAATGAGACcaaacctatttttttttttttttttttttagcctgcataaaatatttagcctatattttatcaagacaaataataataaaaaaataatcaattgCCAACATCATTGCCATCAAATCCCCATTTAGGCCTAGCTGTGTAGCTGTATAGGCTAATCTAAAAGTTTTATTTGGATGCCAAATTTTTTAAACGCCTTAATTggaataacaaaataatgaatcTCGGGTTAATGTCATCACGATCGCATCCCTCTGTGCAGGCACCATTTCCTTCACACATGATTGTGAGGATCAGATGACCCATGAAATCAATGTCTCTTGtagtttcttaaaaaaaaaactgcttttcGTTTTAAAAATTCATTAGGATAATCTTGAGCCACACACttttatcattttcaaaatttaAGCCAAGTTATCCAGGCTCATCCCTTTGCTTAAGAGCTCTCCAGTCGATGAAGATGCTTCACTTAGGCAGCCTAATTAGTGATTTTTGTCCTCGCTCAATTGCCTCTGTCTCCGTTGTGCAttcaaatgaagtccttaaTGCACATTGTAGGCCTACTTGTATAAAAACCTGATTAGTTTCCTACTGATCAATAATCCGTATTTATTTCAGGGCATGTGAGGATTAAAAAAATAGATGTAACCTAGTTATTTTCACTGCAAACGTCCTTGGTATCACTATGATTTTGTGCTTGCAAACCGCTAAAATCAGCTGACTTGGGTGACTTGGATCATCCAATTTAAGGCTATCACAATAACAATGCTGCAGTAGTGGAGAGCTAATGCCACAATCCACGACATGAAACCTGCGAATTTACCCTCAGACATCAGCGCACGCAGTAGAATAGCCCTTAATGCGAGGCATTCTGAGTCCCCCATTTCCATCAGGCTCTCATGACTGCAGAATTGCCGCGGACTGCAAGTTATCAAGAGGCACTAATTTCACATTAAAGACCATTGACTGCAGTGGCTTGATTCGAGGGTTTGCGACAATTAACACAATCAGAATCGGAGCCCAGATCGTTTACCTTGACTCCgtaattatttttttggccGCGCGCGCTAACACATTGGCAAAATTGCACGCGGTGTCAAAAACCGAGAAGAGAGAGGATGCAGCGCGCGTTCTTATAAACCCACTGTCTCCAAACACACAGAGAGTAAAATAATGACACAAAAAAGAATACAGTTAGGGTGCTTAATTCAGATTTGTTGTTTTATCATGCGGACCTTTTAAAATTGATtcctacactcaaaaaaaaaaaaaaaaaaaaaaaaaaaaaaaaaaaaatgctgggttaaaaacaacccaagttgggttgtaAACAGAcaaacccaacggttgggttaaatggTTGCCCGCCACGTGCtgagcagttttatttaacccaacttaaaaattactttatggctagcttaaaattatttcaaaataggttggaaattaaaaattagactcataattactagaggcaacaataataatcaaaaggtggacatttattaataagcaatttaatatatgtttattGTTTAGCCTAATTATTATTCATCAAAGTTattaatacactctaaaaaatgctggtttaagaacaacccaagttgggttaaatatggacaaacccagtggttgggttaaatgtttgcccaatgtgctgggtagttttatttaactcaactattgtttaaaaatgactatatggctggcttaaaattagcccaaaatatgttggaaattaaaaatcagacacataattactagaggccacaataataatcaaaagatgaacatttattaataagcaatttaataaatgtgtattattgaattattattaattaaacatattaataaatgttattttccaacctattttgggttcattttaagtgatcaataaagtaatttttaaacattagttgagttaaataaaactacccagcaggttgggtttaaaattcaacccaacagctgggtcaaaacaacccaatcgctgggtttgtccatttttaacccaacttgggttgtttttaacccagcattttttttagtgtacattttcatttattaaacatattaataaatgttccaacatattttgggttcattgtaagcaagcaatacagtactttttaaacaatagttgagttaaagggttagttcacccaaaaataaaaaaaaattctgtatttatacttaccctcatgccattccacacccgtaagacctttgttaatcttcggatcgcaaattaagatatttttgttgaaatccgatggctccgtgaggcctgcatagagagcaatgacatttcctctctcaagatccattaatgtactaaaaacatatttaaataagtgcatgtgagtacagtggttcaatattaatattatgtgagggtgagtaataaatgacattattttcatttttgggtgaactaaccctttaaataaaattacccaGCACGTTgcgggcaaacatttaacccaaccactgggtttgtccattttcaacccaacttgggttgtttttaacccagtattttttagtgtattagtgggtaataattaaaataatgtgtgtATGACCAAAAACCAACGAAAAGTCCCAAATTGCGCCATATATTTTCCTAACTACTGAGAATTCAGTATAAGAATCCAAATAAGctaaatacagtaaataaaaagtaaaaatgtatatttcataAAACAAATGGGCATCACACATGTAGGCCTATGTCATGTTAATGGAAGAGGTATCACTGAACTAAATTTATTCAGCTCTTTCTGTAACAGGCTACTTGATTCAACTGTGAAATGGGAATCTAAATTAAAGcaaatagtttattttaaataataaactgTACAGACACAAAACAACGGAAAATTGCTGAAACTCTACTTCTTTCAATTTCACCTGTCATTTAAAATCCCGTCCATCGCGAGATTACCCTAGTCATGTGACCAATACGTAGAAAGGGAAGAAAACAGGAAGCTGTGCGGAGTCTGGCAAAGCAACAGCGTTCTGTATTTGGAGTCAAAAAAGATATGGATTTGTTAACGAAATGTACATTTGTGGTATCATGCTTATTTGCAGGATGGATGATTACATTAATTACCGGTGCGAATTGTTTGGTTTACCCATCGGAAACGAGTGTCGATGGTGCAATAAAGCTTCCATCAGCAGTCATTCCTGTATCACAGGCAAGCCGTTTGGGATTCTTCTCCTCTCTTAGTCTTTCATCTACGTTTCCAGAAGACTTGGAAGTGAACGAGTATTGTATTGAACTGCTTCATATCTACGGTCAACGCTACGTGACTTACGCGAACTGTCTGGTGTCTTATGCACGACCTGTCAAAATCTGTCAGAACTGTTATACTTACTTCTACAATCTAAATGAAATCTATAACAATATATCATCTGACAAAGTAAGTGCTCATTGCAAGTTTTATTTCCTCTAATTGTCCTTCTATAACACTAAATGTGCCTTATAAATGGTTTGAAGGTTGTTTGACAGGATTCCTACCCGCTGGTCACATGCACTCATGTCTCGTgattgtgtgtgttcagtgtgtttcaACAAGCCTGACTCACATTGATTCCGGATTTTTTTGTTAACGTgcttattttaagttattttaaaataattcaagTCCATTTGAATAGTTACACATCATTATCATCTTCTTATTGCACCTTTTAAACTGAACAAGATGCCAGTACATATATTTTGATTAACACATATGCTGGTTTGTGGATATTTTTGTCATTGTACACACACTGTTATTATAAAATCAGTTATGGCCTGCAGATGTAGAAGTTAATGCTTAATAACTTATGTGATTATGTGTTTTTCTCATAGCTGGGCCCTGGAAATGTCAGTTGCCATGACAGTCTGATGCGTTCTGATAGGTTAATGTTGCTCTATACCCTCTACAACAAAATAGAGGAGATCTGGACATCAGCAGAATGCGAGCGTAAGTAACATAACCTGAAACATTGTAGGTTCAACTGAAACAGGCTTTTGGTTGGATCCTGCCCTTTACGCATGTTTCTTTCATTTTCAATGTTTAACTAAATTATATACTTATCACCACTtgcaatgttaaaaaaaataatttttgattAATGTTATGATttgtttgtatttaattttatttattaaaatttttaaaattcaaatatttttccCTCATTAGAATGTCTGACTGGAGATCCAGCGGCTCTCTCCAATGGTACTGTGAACTTCATGGCCACTCTTAATCAGTCACTCACCTGCTTTGAGCAATATCAGGTAATATCAAATGATGCACTTATATCGACATAAGCTCAGTTAAAACAAATCCTTGAGTTTGAGAGTATCCTGTTCTCTAAACAGACAAACCACTCAGAACTGTGCAAAGACTGCAAAGCCTCATACAAAAGGTTGAACGAGCTCTATGGTAGAATGGAGAAAAACCAAACACTCTGCATTGATATAGAAGACGCAGTAAGTACGCActaatatacacaaacacaaaaacagtccagAAGCTATTAGTAAATGAAGTTTTACAATGTGGAAGTTTGGGAGAAATGTGAAACGGCACCCTCTATAGCCCAACATCTGTACAACTAAAgtctggaatacactacactgTGTAGGCTACCCATTTTTGCCCCAGTTAGCAGTCTGGACAAATCAACGCTAATTGAGTCTGCACATATTGGGAAGTCAGAGTTGATGATTCCATCCAGTTGGAAGATATtgaacatgtttgatattttgagctgatttTAGAACACATGAAGACGTCAGATGCAAAAGCTTCTAAGTGCCGTCTggaattttcttctaaaatgagcatatttatcaagctcatatgtttgttttcaattactcactttaatggcaatgaaaaagacctattaattgccattaaagtggaattactgaacctaaacatacgagcttgataaaaatgcttaagttagaagaaaatttcagacggcacttagagTCTTTTGCATTTGAAGTCTTCACatgtgttttcatttttcaaGCCTCTCCTAGCAATGAAGTGAATGTTTCTGTAGCTGTGTGCCAATTCCTAGGCTGCATCCTTCGAAGTCTGCGAAGGTCGAACCGAGCGTTGTTAATTGGGATGGTCTAGCCTATGGAGGATTGCTCTTGTTGCCTAGCTACAGTGACAGCTGCCATTGATGAGTGCAAGTAACTTTTGTACTGTACTTTTTTGAAAGTTATATTAAACtgtctgaaaacaaaacagggTTTACAACCTGACaaaaggcctgtacacaccagGATGAATATCGCGCACGATTATCGCCGACGTTTAACGCCTTGTGACTAAACAAAGGGCGtcaatgtgagtgtgcacaccaACGTGAAAAACGCGAGGCGTAAAAgcgtcattttttaaaatgcctcaggttcgtttttttggtttgacgctCCGCATTAAAAACTGGCAGTCCAATGTTCACATGCCTGGagatgctgaagttacagtaaaacatgacttggtggcgctcaagcacaaaacggtGCTGCGAGCACACAGTGATACCAAGACATACCaagatatatataatgtggcattttatatctgcatttttatcttctttaactttTTATCAATATCATAAATATGTCTATTTGCACTAACGTTAAGCACAAGCGCCACATgctgtcagggagtgaatttgcacgtCCACTCTGTGCATCGCCAGTGAAAATCGCTTgggtatgaacacaaaaaacgtctcaaaaaaatgataaacGCGTGCAATATTCGTCCCagtgtgtacaggccttaaaTCTCTTCACCTTGGTCCATTTATGTACATAATAAAGAGTATAAACCAGAGGActtcaaccctgctcctggggacccactgacctgcagagtttagctccaaccctaatcaaaccgAAATCCAAAAACCAGTCAGTATCTGGTGTGACCACCATTTGCCTCACACAGTGCAACACATCTCCTTCACATAGAGTTGATCAGGTTGTTGATTGTGGCCTGTGGAATGTTGAATGTCCACTCCTCTTCAATGGCTGTGCGAAGTTGCTGGATATTGGCAGGAACTGGAACGCGCTGTTGTATACGCCGATCCAGAGCATCCCAAACATGCTCAATGGTTGACATGTCCGGTGAGTATGCTGGCCATGCAAGAACTGGGATGTTTTTCAGCTTCCAGGAATTGTGTACAGATCTTTGCAACACGGGGCcgtgcattatcatgctgcaACATGAGGTGATGGCCATGGATGAAAAAAAACTTGCGACATCTGTGGCATTGTACTGTgtgataaaactgcacattttagagtggctttttattgtggccagcctaaggcacacctgtgcaataatcatgctgtctaatcagcatcttgatatgccacatctgtgaggtggatggattatctcggcaaaggagaagtgctcactaacacagatttagacagatttgtgaacaatatttgagagaaataggccttttatgcacatagaaaaagtcttagatctttgagttcagctcatgaaaaatgggggcaaaaacaaaagtgttgcgtttataattttgttcagtgtagtTAGtaagttgttaagtttaggtattaggTAGGATTTAATAGCCAATAAATAGGATGCATTTGTAGGTTGCATTCAAAGGAGCCTTCGAATTGGGACAGCCTTTATCGCGCCGCTGTGACGCATTTGGCCTATGAATGCAGCTTtcgaaggatgcagcctctgaattggggCGCAGCTTGTGggagtttttgttgtgtttgggACACCTTGAAAGTTTGGTAGTGTATGATGCCAAGTTTTCCTATGTAATAATTTACAAAGTCGGCAAATGTATAATACctagtgttttaaaatatgttcagattttaaaagtCATGTAGAGTATTACAGCCTTCATAAACAGTAGCATTTCACTAGCAACTCCAAGGTCATAGGTTTGATtcccataaaaatgcataataaaATTCATTGTATTTTGCTCTGGATAAAATAGTCCAACGCTATCTCATGACCaattcgtatgtattttacgaggtgtCTAATTCGTACGAcctcattcgtatgaattcatatgatTTATCTAAACCctagtgacgggtaggtttaggggtagttcatttgtacgaattcatacgaattcaactcgtaaaatatgtACGAGTTAGCAAAAAACATACGAATTCATACGAGTGAGGTTGTAcatacgaattgccgtgagatacGTTTGAATAGTCTGCCAAATTCAGTAATGTAATATAACACACTGATccaacaaagtaaaaaaaaatatatatatttttttgggggACATTGTGATGCAGCCTTAATGGTAGCAGAAACAGATTGGAGCTATTAGAAATTGTGAAACCAATTACCTCACTTATTTCTCAggtgagtgtttgtttgtttgcttggtttttattgtatttatgtgttatttgtatttttgtaattgagTTTTTGCCTCAGATGCTGACAcggaattaaataaaattatactaTTACTACAATTTCTCAGATGAACATGACACGGCGGTTGTGGAGTAAAAACTATGGTTGCTCGGTCCCTCGGGAAGAGACGGTGGCTGTCATCGCAGTGTCCAGCTTCATGCTCTTCCTCCCCATCATCTTCTACTTAAGCAGCTTCCTGCACTCGGAACAAAAGAAACGCAAGCTCATACACCGTGAGTAACTTGCCTAGTCGTGCAAATTGTCTCTGCAGAACGTTCAAGGAAAAGGACAGAGGTGTTCGACAGTTTTACAGTCAATTACTTTCAGACAGTATTTGCCTCAGACATAGATCACTACTTGTAGCATCTTGTAGCACACAAACTGTGTTCTTAATGTTCTGAGCAATCTCCTGCATCTCCTGCCAGTCTGGTTTAATCTATTCCTTCATCTTGATCCACAGCCAAAAGAGCCAAGTCCAGCAGCAGCCTAATGAATATCCAAGACAAATTCAGCTGAGTGGAGATGAGGCAAGGAAGAGAGGGCACACATCTTTGGTTCACCTCTGCTGATAAACCAACAGACACTTTTAGCATGGATGGATGGGGTTCATGTCTTCTGATCATTCTCTTATTCTATTTAAGaaggttttttgttttgttttgcactaTTTGTCATTTGCACTACTAATTTAAATACGGcgcttgtttttttgtttttttttcttgttaaaaaAGATCATTTCTGCTTTTTTTCAGAGAGGATCAGTGAGCATTTCAATAATTACAAAGGATGTTGGTATTAAACTATTGTATTTAAGGTATGAAAGAGATGTGATCCCGAGAAGAGGGAGCTCTTTATCTTTTACATGATACTTATTATGCTGCATTTTTACTG
This genomic window from Chanodichthys erythropterus isolate Z2021 chromosome 4, ASM2448905v1, whole genome shotgun sequence contains:
- the ostm1 gene encoding osteopetrosis-associated transmembrane protein 1, producing MDLLTKCTFVVSCLFAGWMITLITGANCLVYPSETSVDGAIKLPSAVIPVSQASRLGFFSSLSLSSTFPEDLEVNEYCIELLHIYGQRYVTYANCLVSYARPVKICQNCYTYFYNLNEIYNNISSDKLGPGNVSCHDSLMRSDRLMLLYTLYNKIEEIWTSAECEQCLTGDPAALSNGTVNFMATLNQSLTCFEQYQTNHSELCKDCKASYKRLNELYGRMEKNQTLCIDIEDAMNMTRRLWSKNYGCSVPREETVAVIAVSSFMLFLPIIFYLSSFLHSEQKKRKLIHPKRAKSSSSLMNIQDKFS